A genomic stretch from Microbacterium proteolyticum includes:
- a CDS encoding ATP-binding protein: MVRALSLRLQLLLLQALIVCVVTLGAGIVTVWIQESAIRDSYRERMVGVALSIARLPVIVEAFDDPDPSATIQPVAEVIRDASALTYVVVTDLDGIRLSHPNPDRIGEAVSTDPSIPLSGQVWSGTETGTLGVSYRVKVPVFADADEEGAEIIGSVSVGVLESELAADLQSRLPGLLLAFGGAAVAGVFGAAWVAALIRRRILGLEPDEIADLVGERETMLHRLSEGVIRVDHRGVVASANDAAERLIGRGPLGGRRAVDTLDGPLLQVMEDGEPEGRLVLAGERPVIARSTGLRDDRGRVVGGTLLLRDHSELHEALRSMDGQQSLTEGLRAQAHEFANSLHVVSGLLELGAWDDAREFIARVRPGGPLDPGPDAAALGSELTALLSVKLARARELDVSLEVAANGTPPPESTGDLVTVIGNLVDNALEACRPGDTLRVTVDAEDSAVRVRVDDSGAGVPEALRPRVFEEGVSTKGTNARTRGIGLALVRRVARRRGGDARVESSPLGGARFDVVLPAAERVS, translated from the coding sequence GTGGTCCGAGCACTGTCGCTGAGACTGCAGCTGTTGCTGCTGCAGGCGTTGATCGTGTGCGTCGTGACCCTCGGGGCGGGGATCGTCACCGTGTGGATCCAGGAGAGCGCGATCCGCGACTCCTACCGCGAACGCATGGTCGGGGTGGCCCTGTCGATCGCGCGGCTGCCCGTCATCGTCGAGGCGTTCGACGACCCCGACCCCTCTGCGACGATCCAGCCCGTGGCCGAGGTCATCCGCGACGCGTCCGCGTTGACCTATGTCGTCGTGACCGACCTCGACGGCATCCGCCTCTCGCACCCCAACCCCGACCGGATCGGTGAGGCCGTATCGACCGACCCGTCGATCCCCCTGTCGGGGCAGGTCTGGTCGGGCACCGAGACGGGCACGCTGGGCGTGTCGTACCGCGTGAAGGTCCCCGTCTTCGCGGATGCCGACGAGGAAGGCGCCGAGATCATCGGCTCCGTCTCGGTGGGGGTGCTGGAGTCCGAGCTCGCCGCCGACCTGCAGTCGCGGCTGCCGGGCCTTCTCCTGGCCTTCGGCGGCGCTGCCGTCGCGGGGGTGTTCGGGGCGGCGTGGGTCGCGGCCCTGATCCGCCGCCGCATCCTGGGACTCGAGCCCGACGAGATCGCCGACCTGGTGGGAGAGCGCGAGACGATGCTGCACCGCCTCAGCGAGGGCGTGATCCGCGTCGACCACCGCGGCGTCGTCGCCAGCGCGAACGACGCCGCCGAACGCCTGATCGGCCGCGGGCCCCTCGGGGGACGCCGCGCCGTCGACACGCTGGACGGGCCGCTCCTCCAGGTCATGGAGGACGGCGAGCCCGAGGGCCGCCTGGTCCTCGCGGGGGAACGCCCCGTCATCGCGCGCTCCACCGGGCTCCGCGACGATCGAGGCCGGGTCGTGGGCGGGACCCTGCTGCTGCGCGACCACAGCGAACTACATGAGGCGCTGCGCAGCATGGACGGCCAGCAGTCGCTCACCGAGGGTCTGCGCGCGCAGGCGCACGAGTTCGCCAACTCGCTGCACGTGGTGTCGGGGCTGCTCGAACTCGGCGCGTGGGACGACGCGCGCGAGTTCATCGCCCGCGTGCGTCCGGGCGGGCCGCTGGATCCGGGCCCCGACGCCGCGGCCCTGGGCAGCGAGCTGACCGCGCTGCTGTCGGTCAAGCTCGCCCGTGCGCGCGAGCTCGACGTGTCGCTCGAGGTCGCCGCCAACGGCACACCGCCACCGGAGTCCACGGGCGATCTCGTCACGGTGATCGGCAATCTCGTCGACAACGCGCTCGAGGCGTGCCGCCCGGGCGACACCCTGCGGGTGACGGTGGATGCCGAGGACTCCGCGGTGCGGGTCCGCGTCGACGACAGCGGCGCCGGTGTGCCCGAAGCCCTGCGCCCGCGCGTATTCGAGGAGGGCGTGAGCACCAAGGGTACGAACGCCCGGACCCGGGGCATCGGGCTCGCTCTCGTGCGACGGGTGGCGCGTCGCCGCGGTGGCGACGCGCGGGTCGAGAGCTCGCCGCTGGGCGGGGCGCGCTTCGACGTGGTGCTTCCCGCGGCGGAGCGGGTGTCGTGA
- a CDS encoding response regulator, whose translation MLRVLVVDDIPAVASLHGRFVSAHAGCELVGTAGSGPDAVAAVADLHPDLVLLDVHLPGFSGLDALRSVRADGTLVQPEVIAVTAARDVDTVRTARLMGVQHYLVKPFTAGELHARIDDVLADRRSSAAVSGSLDQQSVDAVMRPVTRRPLPKGLSQPTLDLVRTALRELGSASAAEVADHLGLSRVSCRRYLEHLADDGECARSLDYSTAGRPSTRYTVATPAT comes from the coding sequence ATGCTGCGCGTGCTCGTCGTCGACGACATCCCCGCCGTGGCGTCGCTGCACGGCCGCTTCGTGTCGGCGCATGCGGGGTGCGAGCTCGTCGGGACGGCAGGGAGCGGACCGGATGCCGTGGCCGCGGTGGCCGACCTGCACCCCGATCTCGTGCTGCTCGACGTGCACCTGCCGGGATTCTCGGGGCTCGACGCCCTCCGCAGCGTGCGCGCCGACGGCACCCTCGTGCAGCCGGAGGTGATCGCCGTGACGGCGGCGCGCGACGTCGACACCGTGCGCACGGCGCGGTTGATGGGCGTGCAGCACTACCTCGTGAAGCCGTTCACCGCCGGTGAGCTGCACGCGCGCATCGACGACGTCCTCGCCGACCGGCGGTCGTCGGCGGCGGTCTCGGGGTCTCTCGACCAGCAGAGCGTCGACGCGGTGATGCGACCCGTGACGCGACGCCCCCTGCCGAAGGGGCTGTCGCAACCGACGCTCGATCTGGTGCGCACCGCGCTGCGCGAGCTGGGGTCGGCCAGCGCCGCGGAGGTCGCCGACCACCTCGGGCTGTCGCGGGTGAGCTGCCGGCGCTACCTCGAGCACCTCGCCGACGACGGCGAGTGCGCGCGCAGCCTGGACTATTCCACCGCCGGCCGTCCGAGCACCCGGTACACGGTCGCCACCCCCGCGACCTGA
- a CDS encoding thymidine phosphorylase: protein MTTVHPHDAVEVIRTKRDGGAVSESALRWLIEHYTKGYVSDAQMASFAMAVLLRGMERDEIRVMTDAMIASGERMDFASLGKPTVDKHSTGGVGDKITLPLAPLVASFGVAVPQLSGRGLGHTGGTLDKLESIPGWRAALSNDEILAQLADVGAVICAAGTGLAPADKKLYALRDVTGTVEAIPLIASSIMSKKIAEGTDSLVLDVKFGSGAFMQDIDRARELARTMVALGTDSGVNTTALLTDMNTPLGLAIGNANEVRESVEVLAGGGPADVVELTVALAREMLTLAGQPDADVEAALADGRAMDVWKRMIRAQDGDPDAPLPTPRETHTVVAERSGVVTRIEALPFGIGAWRLGAGRARAEDAVVHAAGIDLHVTVGQTVTAGQPLFTLSADDGARFDRALGAVDGAWEIGDAAPVASALVRERITA, encoded by the coding sequence ATGACCACCGTGCACCCGCACGACGCGGTCGAGGTCATCCGCACCAAGCGCGACGGGGGAGCGGTCTCGGAGTCGGCGCTGCGTTGGCTCATCGAGCACTACACGAAGGGCTACGTCTCCGACGCGCAGATGGCGTCCTTCGCCATGGCCGTGCTGCTGCGGGGGATGGAACGCGACGAGATCCGCGTGATGACGGATGCCATGATCGCCTCGGGCGAGCGGATGGATTTCGCCTCGCTCGGCAAGCCCACCGTCGACAAGCACTCCACCGGCGGCGTCGGCGACAAGATCACCCTGCCGCTGGCGCCTCTCGTGGCCTCCTTCGGCGTCGCGGTCCCGCAGCTGTCGGGCCGGGGTCTCGGCCACACGGGCGGCACCCTCGACAAGCTCGAGTCGATTCCCGGCTGGCGCGCGGCGCTGTCGAACGACGAGATCCTGGCCCAGCTCGCCGATGTCGGCGCGGTCATCTGCGCGGCGGGAACGGGCCTCGCGCCCGCGGACAAGAAGCTGTACGCGCTGCGCGACGTCACCGGCACCGTCGAGGCCATCCCGCTGATCGCCTCGAGCATCATGTCGAAGAAGATCGCCGAGGGCACCGACTCGCTCGTGCTCGACGTCAAGTTCGGCTCGGGCGCCTTCATGCAGGACATCGACCGCGCCCGCGAGCTCGCCCGCACGATGGTGGCCCTGGGCACCGACTCGGGCGTGAACACCACCGCGCTCCTGACCGACATGAACACCCCGCTGGGCCTCGCCATCGGCAACGCGAACGAGGTGCGCGAGTCGGTCGAGGTGCTCGCCGGCGGCGGCCCCGCCGACGTGGTCGAGCTGACCGTCGCGCTCGCCCGCGAGATGCTCACGCTCGCCGGGCAGCCCGACGCCGACGTCGAGGCGGCGCTGGCCGACGGCCGGGCGATGGACGTGTGGAAGCGCATGATCCGCGCCCAGGACGGCGATCCGGATGCCCCGCTCCCCACTCCCCGCGAGACCCACACGGTCGTCGCCGAACGGTCGGGCGTGGTCACGCGCATCGAGGCGCTGCCCTTCGGCATCGGCGCCTGGCGCCTGGGCGCCGGCCGGGCGCGGGCGGAGGACGCCGTCGTGCACGCCGCGGGAATCGACCTGCACGTCACCGTCGGCCAGACGGTGACCGCCGGTCAGCCGCTGTTCACGCTTTCGGCCGACGACGGTGCCCGCTTCGACCGCGCCCTCGGGGCGGTCGACGGCGCCTGGGAGATCGGCGACGCCGCCCCCGTGGCATCCGCCCTCGTCCGCGAACGCATCACCGCGTGA
- a CDS encoding cytidine deaminase, with the protein MTDIDWDELRSAATDAMHRAYAPYSRFKVGAAALVADGRIVSGCNVENASYGVTLCAECGLVSELHMSGGGQLVAFVCVDGEGRTLMPCGRCRQLLFEHAIPGMLLETVSGIRTIDEVLPDAFGPRELEEAAR; encoded by the coding sequence ATGACCGACATCGACTGGGACGAACTCCGTTCCGCCGCGACGGATGCCATGCACCGCGCCTACGCGCCCTACTCCCGCTTCAAGGTGGGCGCCGCAGCGCTCGTCGCCGACGGCCGCATCGTCTCGGGATGCAACGTCGAGAACGCCTCGTACGGGGTGACACTCTGCGCCGAATGCGGACTGGTGTCGGAGCTGCACATGTCGGGCGGGGGACAGCTCGTCGCGTTCGTCTGCGTCGACGGCGAAGGCCGCACGCTCATGCCGTGCGGGCGATGCCGTCAGCTGCTGTTCGAGCACGCGATCCCGGGCATGCTGCTCGAGACGGTCAGCGGCATCCGGACCATCGACGAAGTGCTGCCCGACGCCTTCGGTCCGCGCGAGCTCGAGGAGGCCGCTCGATGA
- a CDS encoding ABC transporter permease, which translates to MSTTAQRHEASPQPDALDKTVVLSWKAPIVYGVITLLAVVLFVVARQDGDAVFRISSPGEFLQLPEVVLGGAVTGAVCAVLLALITVASVLLVRAHRRPPLWLAVIFALVFMVGFLTWAAAGATTSVIPLTGLLAGGLSLSVPLIFGAMAGVLSERVGVVNIAIEGQLLAGAFTSAVVATATGNPFVGLLAAGVSGVLVSFVLAAFAIKYFVDQVIVGVVLNVLVVGLTSFFFSQLLAPNAATLNSPPRFPRVPIPFLADIPIIGPMLFNQTVIVYLMYVTVALVYVGLFHTRWGLRLRAVGEHPQAADTVGINIAKTRFWNVSLGGAIAGLGGAFFTLGSVGAFNKEMTAGAGYIALAAVIFGQWDPVRATLAALLFGFASNLQNTLGVIGSPVPSEFMLMLPYVVTIFAVAGLVGKVRGPAAAGTPYIKG; encoded by the coding sequence GTGAGTACGACCGCTCAGCGACACGAGGCATCGCCGCAGCCGGACGCGCTCGACAAGACCGTTGTCCTCAGCTGGAAGGCGCCGATCGTCTACGGCGTGATCACGCTGCTCGCCGTGGTCCTCTTCGTCGTCGCGCGTCAGGACGGCGACGCGGTCTTCCGCATCTCGAGCCCGGGGGAGTTCCTGCAACTGCCCGAGGTCGTGCTCGGCGGCGCCGTGACGGGGGCGGTCTGCGCCGTCCTGCTCGCCCTGATCACCGTCGCGAGCGTTCTGCTCGTGCGCGCCCACCGCCGCCCGCCGCTGTGGCTGGCCGTGATCTTCGCGCTCGTGTTCATGGTGGGCTTCCTCACGTGGGCCGCGGCCGGGGCCACTACCTCGGTGATCCCGTTGACGGGTCTGCTCGCGGGTGGCCTGAGCCTGTCGGTCCCGCTGATCTTCGGCGCGATGGCGGGCGTGCTGAGCGAGCGCGTCGGCGTCGTCAACATCGCCATCGAGGGTCAGCTGCTCGCCGGCGCCTTCACCTCGGCGGTCGTCGCGACCGCCACGGGCAACCCCTTCGTCGGGCTCCTCGCCGCCGGTGTCTCGGGCGTGCTGGTGTCGTTCGTGCTCGCCGCCTTCGCGATCAAGTACTTCGTCGACCAGGTCATCGTCGGCGTGGTGCTGAACGTGCTCGTCGTGGGGCTCACCAGCTTCTTCTTCTCGCAGCTGCTGGCACCGAATGCGGCGACCCTCAACTCCCCGCCGCGGTTCCCCCGCGTGCCCATCCCGTTCCTGGCCGACATCCCGATCATCGGGCCCATGCTGTTCAATCAGACCGTCATCGTCTACCTGATGTACGTCACCGTCGCGCTGGTCTACGTGGGCCTGTTCCACACCCGGTGGGGTCTGCGGCTCCGCGCGGTCGGTGAGCACCCGCAGGCCGCCGACACCGTCGGCATCAACATCGCCAAGACCCGCTTCTGGAACGTCTCGCTGGGTGGCGCGATCGCGGGCCTCGGCGGCGCGTTCTTCACGCTCGGCTCCGTCGGCGCGTTCAACAAGGAGATGACGGCCGGTGCCGGCTACATCGCCCTGGCAGCGGTCATCTTCGGGCAGTGGGACCCGGTTCGCGCCACTCTGGCCGCCCTGCTCTTCGGCTTCGCCTCGAACCTGCAGAACACCCTCGGCGTCATCGGCTCGCCCGTGCCCAGCGAGTTCATGCTGATGCTGCCGTACGTGGTGACGATCTTCGCGGTCGCCGGCCTCGTCGGAAAGGTCCGCGGACCGGCGGCGGCGGGCACACCATATATCAAGGGCTGA